Proteins encoded in a region of the Coregonus clupeaformis isolate EN_2021a chromosome 9, ASM2061545v1, whole genome shotgun sequence genome:
- the LOC123491597 gene encoding uncharacterized transmembrane protein DDB_G0289901-like, producing MASTVKQRASTAPSEAEGLNSGAEGLNSGAEGLNSGAEGLNSGAEGLNSEAEGLNSGAEGLNMEQRASTVEQRASTVEQRASTVKQRASTVEQRASTVEQRASTVKQRASTAPSEAEGLNSGAEGLNSGAEGLNSGAEGLNSGAEGLNSGAEGLNSEAEGLNSGAEGLNSGAEGLNSSYEAEGLNSGAEGLNSGAEGLNSGAEGLNSEAEGLNSGAEGLNSEAEGLNSS from the exons ATGGCCTCAACAGTGAAGCAGAGGGCCTCAACAGCTCCTAGTGAAGCAGAGGGCCTCAACAGTGGAGCAGAGGGCCTCAACAGTGGAGCAGAGGGCCTCAACAGTGGAGCAGAGGGCCTCAACAGTGGAGCAGAGGGCCTCAACAGTGAAGCAGAGGGCCTCAACAGTGGAGCAGAGGGCCTCAACA TGGAGCAGAGGGCCTCAACAGTGGAGCAGAGGGCCTCAACAGTGGAGCAGAGGGCCTCAACAGTGAAGCAGAGGGCCTCAACAGTGGAGCAGAGGGCCTCAACAGTGGAGCAGAGGGCCTCAACAGTGAAGCAGAGGGCCTCAACAGCTCCTAGTGAAGCAGAGGGCCTCAACAGTGGAGCAGAGGGCCTCAACAGTGGAGCAGAGGGCCTCAACAGTGGAGCAGAGGGCCTCAACAGTGGAGCAGAGGGCCTCAACAGTGGAGCAGAGGGCCTCAACAGTGAAGCAGAGGGCCTCAACAGTGGAGCAGAGGGCCTCAACAGTGGAGCAGAGGGCCTCAACAGCTCCTA TGAAGCAGAGGGCCTCAACAGTGGAGCAGAGGGCCTCAACAGTGGAGCAGAGGGCCTCAACAGTGGAGCAGAGGGCCTCAACAGTGAAGCAGAGGGCCTCAACAGTGGAGCAGAGGGCCTCAACAGTGAAGCAGAGGGCCTCAACAGCTCCTAG